CACCTGCCCCCGCATGCCCCGCTTGGGCAGGCGCATCAGGAGGGTGGAGCGGCCGCCCTCGAACTTGGCGGGGTTCTTCAGCCCGCCAGAACGAGACTTCTGCCCCTTGTGCCCCCGGCCCGCGGTCTTACCGTGGCCGCTCGCGATCCCGCGCCCCACACGCTTCTTGCGCTTGACCGCACCCTTGTTCGGACGGAGATCCGTGAGCTTCATTCCTTCACCTCAACGATCTTGACCAGGTGCTGCACCTTACGGATCATGCCCCGGATCGCCGGGTTGTCCGGCAACTCCCGCTCGCGGTTCAGCTTGGTGAGCTTCAAGGCCCGAAGGGTAGCCTTCTGGTCCTTCGCGTACCCGATGGGGCTTTTCACCAGCTTGACCCGGATGGTGCCCATCAGACGACCTCCTTCCTCAGCCGCCGCACCTCGTCCCAGGTCTGGAGCTGCTTCAAGGCCTCGATGGTCGCGTACGCCACGTTGATCGGGTTGCGGCTCCCCAGCTCCTTGGTCAGGATGTCCGTGACCCCCGCGAGCTCCAGGATCGCGCGGGGTACCGCGCCCGCGATCACGCCGGTACCGGGCGCCGCCGGGCGCAGGAGCACCCGAGTCGCCCCGTACTCCACCTCGATCTCGTGCGGAATGGTGCCGTTCTCGATCGGCACCTCGATCAGGTTGCGGCGGGCCACGTACTGCGCCTTCTGCACGGCGAGCGGCACCTCCTTGGCCTTACCGAGCCCCACGCCCACACGGCCCTGCCGGTCCCCCACCACGACCAGGGCCCCGAAGCGGAAGCGGCGCCCGCCCTGGTAGGTCTTGGCCGTGCGGCGGATCAGGATCATCTTTTCTTCGAAATCGGTCTCCGGCATGTCTCCTCCCTTTAGAACTCGAGCCCACCTTCGCGGGCGCCTTCCGCCAGGGCTTTCACCCGGCCGTGGTACTTGAACGGCCCGCGGTCGAAGACCACCTTGGTAATGCCTTTTTCCAGCGCCTTCTTGGCGATGTCCTCGCCGACCTTCCGGGCCACCTCGGTCTTGGTGCCCGAGAGCTTCAGCGCGAGGCTCGAGGAGGCCACCAGGGTGTGCCCCTTCTCGTCATCGATGATCTGCGCGTAGATGTGCTTCAAGCTACGGTGCACGCTCAGCCGAAGGCGCCCGGAGCGCTTGATCTTGTTGCGCGTGCGGAACTTACGACGCTCGTACGCGGTAAGCCTCGACATGGTCTACCCCCTACTTGGTGGTGCCGGCCTTACCCGGCTTGAGGCGGAGGACTTCGCCTGCGTACCGGATCCCTTTGCCGTGGTACGCGTCCGGCGGTCGAATCGCGCGGATGTTCGCAGCCACCTGCCCCACGAGCTGCTTGTCGATCCCGGAGACGCGCAGCTTGGTGGGCTCGGGCACCTCGAAGGTGATCCCCTCGGGCGGCTCCACCACGACCGGGTGGCTAAACCCGATGTTCAGCTCGATGTTCTTCCCGGCGAGCTTCGCCCGGTACCCGATCCCTTTGATCTCGAGCTCCTTCACGAACCCTTTGGAGACGCCCTCCACGGCGTTCGCGATCAGGGTTCGGGTCAGGCCGTGCAGGCTCTTGTGCCGACGGCTGTCGGTCGGGCGGGTCACCCGCACCACGTTGTCCTCCACGACCACCTTGAGGTCCGGATCCACCGGCACGACGAGCTCACCCTTCGGTCCCTTGACCTTCACCTTGCCGGTCTGGACCTCGATGGAGACGCCCTGCGGCAGCTGGATGGGTTGCTTGCCAATGCGGGACATCTTACCACACCTCGCAGATCAGCTCGCCGCCCACACCCAGGCGACGGGCCTCGCGGTCCACCAGAACGCCCTTGGACGTGGAGAGGATCGCGATCCCCAGACCGCGGCGCACCACGGGCACCTCCTTCGCCGCGACGTACACGCGCCGGCCGGGCTTGGAGATGCGCCGAATGTGCTTGATCACCTGCTCGCGGCGCGGGCCGTACTTAAGCGCGAGGCGCAGGTACGGCTTGCCGTCCACGTCCACCTTCTCGTAACCCTTCAAGAACCCCTCCCGCACGAGGATCTTCACGATCTCTTCCTTGAAGCGGGAGGCCGGGACGTCCACGGTGTCCTTGTACACCATGGTCGCGTTCCGGATCCGGGTCAGCATGTCCGCAATCGGGTCACTGAGCATATTTCCTCTCTCCTTTTATGCGCCGTGCGTCACGAGCGGTCTCGAGGGAACCCCCTCGACCGGACCTCGCTACCAGCTGGCCTTCCGCACCCCCGGGAGCTGGCCCTTGTGCGCGAGCTCACGGATGCAGATGCGGCACAGCCCGAAGTAGCGGTACACCGAGCGGGCGCGCCCACACCGGTTGCAGCGGGTGTACGCCCGGACCTTGAACTTCGGCTTCCTCTTCGCCTTCTCGATCAGCGCTTTCCTCGGCATAACACTCCCTTACTTCCGGAAGGGGAAGCCCAAGAGCTCCAAGAGGGCCCTGGCCTCCTCGTCGGTCTTGGCGGTAGTCACCACCGCGATATCCATGCCTCGAGTCGCGTCCACCAGGTCGTAGGTGATCTCGGGGAAGATCAGCTGCTCGCGGATCCCCAGGTTGTAGTTGCCCCGGCCGTCAAACCCGTTCGGGTTGACCCCGCGGAAGTCGCGGATGCGCGGCAGGGCCACGTTCAAGAGTTTCTCCAGGAAGATCCACATCCGGTCCCGGCGGAGCGTGACCTTGAGGCCGATGGGCATTCCCTTGCGGATCTTGAAGTTCGAGACCGACTTCTTCGCCCGGGTGATCACCGGCTTCTGCGCGGTGATGAGGGCCAGTTCCTCCGCCGCCTTCTCCAGGATGCGGCTGTCGTCCCGGGCCTCGCCCAGCCCCTGGTTGATCACGACCTTCTCCAAGCGCGGCACGGCCAGCGGGTTCTCGTAGCCGAACCGCTTCATCATCTCGGGGCGGACTTCTTCGTAGTACTTCTTCTTCAGCGCAACTTCCAGCGGCATACTTCACCTCACCCGTCGAGGGCGGCCCCACACCGGTGGCAGACCCGCACCTTCGTGCCGTCCTCGAGGATCTTCTTCTTCACCCGCACCGGGTGGCCGTTCGGGCAGACCGGACGCACCTTAGCCGCGTGCAGGGGCGCTTCCATCTCCCGGAACCCGCCCTGGGGGTTGTCCGGCGTGGGGCGCACCGCTTTCTTCACGATGTTCACGCCTTCCACCAGCACGCGGAACTTCTTGGGGTACACCGCGATCACCTTCCCGGTCTTGCCCCGGTCCTTTCCGGACACCACGATCACGGTGTCGCCCCGCTTCACGTGCAACTTGGGCCGCATTACAGCACCTCCGGAGCCAGCGACACGATCTTCATGTACTTCTTCTCGCGCAGCTCGCGCGCCACCGGGCCAAACACGCGCGTTCCGCGCGGCTCACCCTGGTTGTTGATGATCACCGCGGCGTTCGTGTCGAAGCGGATCGCGCTGCCGTCCGGCCGCTTAACCTCTTTCTTGGTGCGCACGACCACGGCCTTCACCACATCCCCTTCCTTCACCACGCCCCCGGGGATGGCCTCCTTCACCGAAGCGACGATCACATCCCCCACGCTGGCGTAGCGGCGGAAGGACCCCCCGAGCACCCGGATGCACATGATCTTCCGGGCGCCGGTGTTGTCCGCAACCTCGAGCATCGTCTGAGGCTGAATCATGCCTTACCACGCTCCTTGCGCAGGCGGTAACGCTCCACCACGTCCAGCCGCCCTTCCTCCAGGCGCCGCACCACGCGCCACTTCTTGCGCTTGGAGATGGGGCGGGACTCCACGATCTCCACCACGTCGCCCACCTTGTAGGCGTTCTCCTCGTCGTGAGCCAGGTATTTCTTGGAGCGCTTGACGACCTTCCCGTAGAGGGGGTGGGCGAACTGCCGCTCCACCAGCACCGCTACGGTCTTGTCCATCTTGTCGCTCACGACCACACCGGTGAGTACCTTCTTCGGCATCTAGATCACCTGATCCCCAGTTCCTTCTCGCGCAGGATGGTCAGAAGCCGCGCGATCTCCCGCTTGGTCTCGCGAATCCGGTGGTTCTGGGAGAGCTGCCCGATCGAGGCCTGGAAACGCAGCTCCATCAGCTCGCGCTTCTTCTCCTGCACCCGCTTCCGGATCTCGGCAGGCGAGAGCTTGCGGATCTCACTGGGCTTCATCGTAGGCATCGCGCTTCACCACCTTGGTCTTGATCGGCAGCTTGTGCCCAGCCAAGCGGAACGCCTCCCGGGCCTGTTCCTCCGTGACCCCGGCCACCTCGAACATCACCCGGCCCGGCTTGACCACGGCCACCCAGCCCTCGACGTTACCCTTACCCTTACCCATGCGGACCTCGAGGGGCTTTTTGGTGTAGGGCTTGTCGGGGAAGATCCGGATGAAGATCTTCCCGCCACGGCGGAAGTGGCGCACCATAGCCACACGGGCCGCCTCGATCTGCTGCGAGGTGATCCAGGCCGGCTCGAGGGCCACCAGGCCGTAATCCCCGAAGGCCACGTAATCCCCACCTTTGGCAGTACCGCGCAAGCGACCGCGGTGCTGCTTCCGGTACTTGAGGCGTTTAGGCATCAGCATCTTCGGACTCCTTCTTCACACGGCGACGCACCGTCGGGCGACGCCGACGCGGACGCTCGGTCTCCGCCTTGGGCGAGGGCTTCGCCGCGGTCTTCTGGCGGCCGATCACCTCACCCAGGAAGATGTACGCCTTCACCCCGAGGACCCCGTAAGTGGTCCAGGCGAGGGCGAAACCGTAGTCGATGTTAGCACGAAGCGTGTGCAGCGGCACGCGACCCAGCGCAGCCCACTCGGTCCGGGCCTGTTCCGCACCGCCGATCCGGCCCGAGACCACGACCTTGGCCCCCTGGGCCCCGGCCTCCATCACGCGCTGCACGGCCTGCTTGATCGCGCGGCGCACCGCGAAGCGGCGCTCGATCTGCTCGGCCACGCGCTGGGCCACGAGCGGCGCGGACAGGTTGGGGTTGGGCACCTCCTGCACGTTCAGGGAGATGGTGCGGTTGGGGAAGCGCTTTTGCAGCTCCGCGCGCATGCGCTTGATCGTCTCGCCCCCACGCCCGATGATCACGCCGGGCTTCGCGGCGTGCACCGTCACCGAGACGTTATCCGCCGCGCGCTCGATGTCGATGCGGGCGATGCCCCCGTGGTAGACCTCCCGCGTGATCAGCTCGCGGATGATCCGGTCCTCCACGAGCAAGGCCGCGTAGTCCTTCTTGCCCGCGTACCAGCGGGACTCCCAATCCCGGGTGATGCCCAGACGGAAACCAATCGGGTTGATCTTATTGCCCATTGCGTTCCTCCACGATGATCGTGATGTGGCTGGTGCGCTTCTTGATGATGTCCGCCCGTCCCCGAGCCCGCGGCAGGATGCGCTTGAGCGCAGGCCCCTCGTCCACGTACGCGGCCTTCACGTAGAGGGCGTCCTCCAAGAGGTTGTGGTTGTTCACCGCGTTCGCCACAGCGCTCTTCAGCACCTTGCGCACCGGCCGTGCAGCGCGCTTGTTCAGGTAACGCAGCAGAACGTCCGCCTCCTCCACGCTCTTGCCGCGAATCAGGTCCACGACCAGCCGGACCTTTCGAGGAGACATGCGCACGTACCTGGCAACGGCTTTGGCCTGCATCAGTCGCCTCCTTACTTCTTCTTCGTGGCCTTGGCGTCCTTGCCGTGGCCCCGGTAGGTGCGGGTCGGCGCGAACTCGCCCAGCTTGTGGCCCACCATGTTCTCGGTGATGTAGACCGGCACGTGCTGCTTGCCGTTATACACGGCGATGGTGTGCCCAACCATCTCCGGAACGATGGTGGAGCGGCGGCTCCAGGTCTTGATGACCCGCTTCTCGCCCTTCGCGTTCAAAGCCTCGACCTTCTCCAGGAGGTGGTCGTCAATGAAGACACCTTTTTTCAAGCTGCGCGGCATACTTCACCTCTCACGACTTCCGCCGGCTAATGATGAACCGGTTGGAGGGCTTCTTCTTCTTACGGGTCTTGCGCCCCTTGGTCTGCCACCCCCAAGGCGAGGCCGGAGGACGACCGCGCGGCGCCCGGCCCTCACCACCACCGTGCGGGTGATCCACCGGGTTCATCGCGGCACCCCGCACGTGCGGCTTGCGGCCCAACCAACGGCTGCGGCCCGCCTTGCCCAGCACGATGTTCTTGTGGTCCGCGTTCCCCACGGTACCCACGGTGGCGTAGCACTCCGCGTGGATCTTGCGCAGCTCCCCCGAGGGCAGGCGAAGGATCACGTAATCCCCCTCGCGCCCCTGGATCTGCGCGCTGGTCCCCGCCGAGCGCGCGATCTGCGCCCCCTTGCCCGGCTCGAGCTCCACCGCGTGGATCACGGTACCCACGGGGATGAACCGCAACGGCAGCGCGTTCCCCACCTGGATGGGAGCCTCCGGACCGGCCACGACCTTCATACCCGGCTTGAGCCCGTCCGGCGCGATGATGTACCGCTTCTCGCCGTCCACGTAGTGCAACAGCGCGATGCGGGCCGAACGGTTCGGGTCGTACTCGATCGCGGCCACCTTGGCGGGAATGCCGGCCTTATCCCGGCGGCGGAAGTCGATGATGCGGTACAGCCGCTTGTGCCCACCCCCACGGAAACGCGCGGTGATGCGCCCCTGGTTGTTGCGCCCACCCGTCTTCTTCAGGGGTTCGGTCAGGGACTTCTCCGGGCGCTTCTTCGTGATCTCGGAGAAGTCCGCGACGGTCATGAAGCGGCGGGAGGGGGTGTACGGACGGAACTTCTTCACACCCATGATTCACCTCTAGATCAGGCCTTCCAGGGCCTCGATCTTCTGGCCCTCGGCCACGGTCACGATGGCTTTCTTGCGGTCCGGCCGCTTGCCGAGGAACCGGCCCAGGCGCTTCTTCTTCCCCCGGACGTTCGCGATGTTGACCTTGACCACCTTGACGTTGAACGCCTTCTCAACCGCGTTCTTGACCTCGGTCCGGTTCGCGTCGGGGTGCACCCAGAAGGTGTACTTCCCCGCAGCGTACTGCGCGTAAGCCTTCTCGGAAAGCACCGGGGCCAGGATCACGTCGAACGGGGTCTTCATGCTTCACCTCCAGCGCCGATGCGCTCGAGGGCCAGCTTCAAGGCCGCCTCGTCGAGCAGCAAGCGCTCGTGGCGCAGGATGTCGTAGACGTTCAGGCCCTCCGGCTCGAGGACGCTGGCCCAAGGGAGGTTGCGCGCCGCGCGGCGCACGAGCTCGTTCTCGGTCACGACCAGCACCGTCTCGCTACCGTCCAACCCGTTCGCCTTCGCCCAAGCCAGGAACTCCTTGGTCTTGCCGTTCACGCCCTCGAAGGCCTCGACCACGAGGAGCTTCTCCTCCTTGGCCCGGTCGGCGATGGCCATCGCGAGCCCCAGCTTACGCACCTTCTTGGGGAGGGTGTAGCTGTAGTCGCGCGGCTTGGGCCCGAAGACCGTGCCGCCCCCCACGAAGATCGGCGCCCCGCGGTCGCCGTGACGCGCACGACCGGTGTGTTTTTGCGGGTAGAGCTTGCGGCTCGAGTAGGCCACCTCGCCCCGGGTCTTGGTCGAGGCGGTCCCCCGGCGGCGCTTGGCAAGCTGCCACCGCACCACCTCGTAGAGGACGTGCGGGTTGATCTCCTCGGGGAGGTTGACCTGCACCTCCTTCTTGCCCGATTTCGAGATCACGGGAAGCGTGTACATCACTTAGCCCCCTTCACGGATTCACGCAGGATGACCAGGCCACCGTTCGGCCCAGGAACGGCGCCTTTCACGAGGATGAGGTTCTCCTCGGCGATCACGTCCACCACCTCGAGGTTCTGCACGGTCACCCGCTCGGCCCCGTAGCGGCCCGCCATCTTCTTGCCCTTGTAGACGCGGCCGGGGGTCTTGCGCTGCCCGATGGAGCCGGGGTGGCGGTGGATGCGGTGGGCGCCGTGGGAGTCCGGACCGCCGGCGAAGCCCCAGCGCTTCATCACGCCGGTAAAGCCCCGCCCCTTGGAGATTCCGGTCACGTCCACCCGTTCACCGGGCTGGAAGATCGAAACCGTGACCACGTCCCCCTCGGGGTTGAAGCCGCGGATCTCACGCAGGTACCGCACCGGCTCGACCCCGGCTTTTTCGAAGTGCCCCTTCATGGGTTTGTTGACCCGCTGGGGTTTTTGAGGGAGGAAGCCGAGCTGCACCGCTTCGTACCCGTCTTTTTCCACGGTGCGGCGCTGCACCACGGGGCAGGGGCCCGCGAGGATGACCGTGACCGGGATGGCCCGGTCATCCTTCCAGATCTGGGTCATGCCGATCTTGGCGCCGAGGATGCCTTTCACCGCCCACCTCCGATGGTCTTGATCTCGATCTCCACGCCGGTGGGGAGGTCCAGGGTCATCAGGCTTTCGATGGTCTTCTTGTTGGGGTTGAGGATGTCCACCAGGCGGTTGTGGGTGCGGATCTCGAAGTGCTCGCGGGAGTCCTTGTGCTTAAAGGGCCCGCGAAGCACGGTGAAACGACGCACCCGGGTCGGCAGAGGGACCGGCCCCGACACCTGCGCGCCGCTACGCCGCACGGTCTCCACGATCTTCTGCGCCGAGGCGTCCAAGCTCTTGTGATCGAATCCCCTGAGCTTGATGCGAATCTTCGGCATCCCTCACCTCACTCCAGGATCTTGGTGACGACACCCGCGCCCACGGTACGGCCGCCCTCGCGAATCGCAAACCGCAGCCCCTCCTCGCACGCAATCGGCTTGATCAGCTCCACCGTGAACGTCACGTTATCCCCGGGCATCACCATCTCCACGCCCTCGGGCAGCGTCACCACACCCGTCACGTCCGTCGTCCGAAAGTAAAACTGCGGCCGGTACCCAGAAAAAAACCCCGTGTGCCGGCCCCCCTCCTCCTTCTTCAACACGTACACCTGCGCCTCAAACTTCG
This region of Marinithermus hydrothermalis DSM 14884 genomic DNA includes:
- the rpsJ gene encoding 30S ribosomal protein S10 translates to MPKIRIKLRGFDHKSLDASAQKIVETVRRSGAQVSGPVPLPTRVRRFTVLRGPFKHKDSREHFEIRTHNRLVDILNPNKKTIESLMTLDLPTGVEIEIKTIGGGR
- the rpsC gene encoding 30S ribosomal protein S3 → MGNKINPIGFRLGITRDWESRWYAGKKDYAALLVEDRIIRELITREVYHGGIARIDIERAADNVSVTVHAAKPGVIIGRGGETIKRMRAELQKRFPNRTISLNVQEVPNPNLSAPLVAQRVAEQIERRFAVRRAIKQAVQRVMEAGAQGAKVVVSGRIGGAEQARTEWAALGRVPLHTLRANIDYGFALAWTTYGVLGVKAYIFLGEVIGRQKTAAKPSPKAETERPRRRRPTVRRRVKKESEDADA
- the rplB gene encoding 50S ribosomal protein L2; protein product: MGVKKFRPYTPSRRFMTVADFSEITKKRPEKSLTEPLKKTGGRNNQGRITARFRGGGHKRLYRIIDFRRRDKAGIPAKVAAIEYDPNRSARIALLHYVDGEKRYIIAPDGLKPGMKVVAGPEAPIQVGNALPLRFIPVGTVIHAVELEPGKGAQIARSAGTSAQIQGREGDYVILRLPSGELRKIHAECYATVGTVGNADHKNIVLGKAGRSRWLGRKPHVRGAAMNPVDHPHGGGEGRAPRGRPPASPWGWQTKGRKTRKKKKPSNRFIISRRKS
- the rplX gene encoding 50S ribosomal protein L24, whose product is MRPKLHVKRGDTVIVVSGKDRGKTGKVIAVYPKKFRVLVEGVNIVKKAVRPTPDNPQGGFREMEAPLHAAKVRPVCPNGHPVRVKKKILEDGTKVRVCHRCGAALDG
- the rplP gene encoding 50S ribosomal protein L16 codes for the protein MLMPKRLKYRKQHRGRLRGTAKGGDYVAFGDYGLVALEPAWITSQQIEAARVAMVRHFRRGGKIFIRIFPDKPYTKKPLEVRMGKGKGNVEGWVAVVKPGRVMFEVAGVTEEQAREAFRLAGHKLPIKTKVVKRDAYDEAQ
- the rpmD gene encoding 50S ribosomal protein L30, with protein sequence MGTIRVKLVKSPIGYAKDQKATLRALKLTKLNRERELPDNPAIRGMIRKVQHLVKIVEVKE
- a CDS encoding 50S ribosomal protein L23; amino-acid sequence: MKTPFDVILAPVLSEKAYAQYAAGKYTFWVHPDANRTEVKNAVEKAFNVKVVKVNIANVRGKKKRLGRFLGKRPDRKKAIVTVAEGQKIEALEGLI
- the rplV gene encoding 50S ribosomal protein L22, with the translated sequence MQAKAVARYVRMSPRKVRLVVDLIRGKSVEEADVLLRYLNKRAARPVRKVLKSAVANAVNNHNLLEDALYVKAAYVDEGPALKRILPRARGRADIIKKRTSHITIIVEERNGQ
- the rpsE gene encoding 30S ribosomal protein S5; protein product: MPETDFEEKMILIRRTAKTYQGGRRFRFGALVVVGDRQGRVGVGLGKAKEVPLAVQKAQYVARRNLIEVPIENGTIPHEIEVEYGATRVLLRPAAPGTGVIAGAVPRAILELAGVTDILTKELGSRNPINVAYATIEALKQLQTWDEVRRLRKEVV
- the rpsH gene encoding 30S ribosomal protein S8 translates to MLSDPIADMLTRIRNATMVYKDTVDVPASRFKEEIVKILVREGFLKGYEKVDVDGKPYLRLALKYGPRREQVIKHIRRISKPGRRVYVAAKEVPVVRRGLGIAILSTSKGVLVDREARRLGVGGELICEVW
- the rpmC gene encoding 50S ribosomal protein L29, with amino-acid sequence MKPSEIRKLSPAEIRKRVQEKKRELMELRFQASIGQLSQNHRIRETKREIARLLTILREKELGIR
- the rplN gene encoding 50S ribosomal protein L14, whose protein sequence is MIQPQTMLEVADNTGARKIMCIRVLGGSFRRYASVGDVIVASVKEAIPGGVVKEGDVVKAVVVRTKKEVKRPDGSAIRFDTNAAVIINNQGEPRGTRVFGPVARELREKKYMKIVSLAPEVL
- the rplD gene encoding 50S ribosomal protein L4; this encodes MYTLPVISKSGKKEVQVNLPEEINPHVLYEVVRWQLAKRRRGTASTKTRGEVAYSSRKLYPQKHTGRARHGDRGAPIFVGGGTVFGPKPRDYSYTLPKKVRKLGLAMAIADRAKEEKLLVVEAFEGVNGKTKEFLAWAKANGLDGSETVLVVTENELVRRAARNLPWASVLEPEGLNVYDILRHERLLLDEAALKLALERIGAGGEA
- the rplF gene encoding 50S ribosomal protein L6; this encodes MSRIGKQPIQLPQGVSIEVQTGKVKVKGPKGELVVPVDPDLKVVVEDNVVRVTRPTDSRRHKSLHGLTRTLIANAVEGVSKGFVKELEIKGIGYRAKLAGKNIELNIGFSHPVVVEPPEGITFEVPEPTKLRVSGIDKQLVGQVAANIRAIRPPDAYHGKGIRYAGEVLRLKPGKAGTTK
- the rplC gene encoding 50S ribosomal protein L3, producing MKGILGAKIGMTQIWKDDRAIPVTVILAGPCPVVQRRTVEKDGYEAVQLGFLPQKPQRVNKPMKGHFEKAGVEPVRYLREIRGFNPEGDVVTVSIFQPGERVDVTGISKGRGFTGVMKRWGFAGGPDSHGAHRIHRHPGSIGQRKTPGRVYKGKKMAGRYGAERVTVQNLEVVDVIAEENLILVKGAVPGPNGGLVILRESVKGAK
- a CDS encoding type Z 30S ribosomal protein S14; this encodes MPRKALIEKAKRKPKFKVRAYTRCNRCGRARSVYRYFGLCRICIRELAHKGQLPGVRKASW
- the rplE gene encoding 50S ribosomal protein L5; the encoded protein is MPLEVALKKKYYEEVRPEMMKRFGYENPLAVPRLEKVVINQGLGEARDDSRILEKAAEELALITAQKPVITRAKKSVSNFKIRKGMPIGLKVTLRRDRMWIFLEKLLNVALPRIRDFRGVNPNGFDGRGNYNLGIREQLIFPEITYDLVDATRGMDIAVVTTAKTDEEARALLELLGFPFRK
- the rpsQ gene encoding 30S ribosomal protein S17, whose amino-acid sequence is MPKKVLTGVVVSDKMDKTVAVLVERQFAHPLYGKVVKRSKKYLAHDEENAYKVGDVVEIVESRPISKRKKWRVVRRLEEGRLDVVERYRLRKERGKA
- the rplR gene encoding 50S ribosomal protein L18, with product MSRLTAYERRKFRTRNKIKRSGRLRLSVHRSLKHIYAQIIDDEKGHTLVASSSLALKLSGTKTEVARKVGEDIAKKALEKGITKVVFDRGPFKYHGRVKALAEGAREGGLEF
- the rpsS gene encoding 30S ribosomal protein S19 codes for the protein MPRSLKKGVFIDDHLLEKVEALNAKGEKRVIKTWSRRSTIVPEMVGHTIAVYNGKQHVPVYITENMVGHKLGEFAPTRTYRGHGKDAKATKKK